The sequence GTAAAAATGACTTATCGATGGGCAACGTCATTGTGTATTACAGTGAATCCACAAAGAGAGATGAGTAGCAAATTGATACGGATGAGCCCCCATTAACGTTGAGAAATACATTCGCCAACATGTAATGAGTACAAACAGAATATCCTGTTTGAGTATAGCCCTGTCTGCGCAGGGCTCACCTTTCCCCGTGTTAGCCCCCGTAAGAATACGGTCATAAAATGAGTCTGTGAAATCGATTATGCAGATCAATCAGTCGATATTGATCAGTTAATCTGATCAACTCAGTATAGTTATCATTCGCCACAGACAAGGTAAGTGATGTGTTTTTATGTGCAAGAGCTTCGTTCTCTTGCAGAAAAAGCCAATATCGGGTTTTTTACTGTCAAGTTTTAGGACTTAGGGGAAGTGATACACAATCCAGCGTGGAGTGATGCCAGTTGGCTGAATTAAAGAGTGCAGTGAGTATTGAAACGTTAATACAAAATGCGACCGATTTAGAACTGGCCGGATTCTAGCGCAGGGCTGCGACACAGTGGCTTGCTGTCATGGACCACTGCCCTGATGATACTGAATGGGAACAGATTGTTCGGCGACGTGAACAGTGTTTACTGAAATCACAGGGAACACCAGAAGAGCGGCGGCGAGCAGTCCGTAATCGTTACCGCAGTCAGGAGCGATATAAAAACCGGTATTAACCCTGATTATCCTGAACACACAATGACCTGATGTGCCGACCCGCACGCCATGCTGGAAGCAGGGCCGTAGGAGGGGTACCCTCCTGACGGAGGTTCTGATGCGATTGCCCGGCAATCAACAAGTACTGATCATCGGCATAAACTGCATTGCGCAGGAAAACATGACCTCGGCTTTACAGTAGTTTGCAGCACTGGCTGACAAGCCGCTGCTGGTGTATCGATCCCTGTTTTTTACCTCCCCATACACATCTTGACATTCGTTGCTTTATGCTCGAAGTAATTATTCCACTCTATCTGATGGCGATTATGAATAACTTGATACAACAATTACAATCCATGCTTGGACAGGTAACGAAAAAGAGTAACGAAGGCGGTTCTAGCCTGAGTAATATGTTAGTGCCCGGCGCCTTAGGCGGCCTTGCTGGCTTACTGGTTGGAAGTAAATCATCACGCAAATTGTTGAGCAAATACGGTACCAGTGCGTTACTTGCCGGTGGCGGCGCAGTACTCAGTACCGTGTTATGGAATAAATATAAAGATAGGATCCGTCAGAATCATCCAGATGGTTCACAGTATGGTCAGCAAACAGCACCTGTAGACCAGCGTGTGCAGCGATTGGTTATGGCACTGGTATTTGCTGCCAAAAGTGATGGGCACATTGATGCCAAAGAGCGACGCATTATTGAACAAAATATGCAGGAAGCGGGTATCGGTGAACAGGGCGAACGTCTGGTGCAACAAGCGATTGATAGACCGTTAGATCCTCAATTACTGGCCCGTGAAATACAAAATGAAGAAGAAGCGCTGGAGCTCTATTTTCTCAGTTGTGCCGTTATTGATGTGGACCATTTTATGGAGCGCAGCTACCTTGCCGCATTAGGTGACGCACTGAAAATCCCACAAGATGTACGAGATGGTATTGAACAAGATATTCAACAACAAAAGCAGGGCATTGCTGATTAATGTGTCATCAGATGGCCTTTTAGTTCTTTACCTGTAGGCCATTAGTTTTCACTCCTCCTTTCAGGCCGTACTGCTGCAAAAAACTTCCAGTGCTCAGTATGTCCATGAGATAGCCAGGCGACAGCACCGGCACATAACAAGTGTGCTCCGTCCCTGTAGCAACAGTATCAGTGTCTCTGTTCGCAGAACATGCAACCCGTCCCATTCAGTCAGGTCAATGCCATTGCCAGGTTATACCAACACAACAGCGTCAATGACCCCCTGAACCTTGGCGTTTGTTGCAGGTATGGCTGATGTGTACTGTTCCGTCGATGATAGTCGGTGACCAACTTAAAACGCAGCCAGGCACAGAACAACTTGCACAAAGCGCTTGCTCTACTGTCACCCAGAACATGTAGCGGGAAGGTATTGATGAATACCGACAATAAGGAACCTCTGACCATTGAAGTCAGAGGCAGGGATATTTATGTCATGTTATCGGAAGTGGGTGTGTAAAAATGATAAAAGTATTAAAAAGTATCGTCGGTTTTGGCTGCTAAGCGCGGGGCTTTTACTCTCATCAGTAACGCTTGCCCATGCAGAAGCACCGAAGCCACTCCGCAAGACCCGTACAAAACCTGTTTTTTATGCGCAGACACTTAACCATAAAAAGGAAGTGGAAATCTGCATTATCACCCCTGTCCGTATCTTACTCTTTTGGTAAGACCAGCACAAAAAGTAAAGAGATGAATATCACCGTTCCGATGGGTAATACCTCTTATGCGTATCAGAGTAATCAGATATTCACAGTCAGAAATGGTGATACCAGTTATCAGGTTTCAGTCGGAACAAACGATGACGGTAAGCCAGTCGCGTCACTTTACGTTTATAAAGGCCCCCCAAAAACCGGAAAAGTGCTGGCAGAGATAAAACTCGCCCCCCATACGGTGGTGAATAGCATCAGCCACGCATTGGCGGATGACGGTATTGCTGAATCAGACAGTCTTTAACTATACAGGCTGAGGTTAATCTGGGAACACACTTCCGGCAGGTTATCTACCATATCTATGGGCAATGATTCTGGTTCCTAGACGAGAGAAAGTACTTGGTGATGTCGATGCAACAAATTACGACCGTCACGCAGGCTACACGCTAACATATCTGGCTGATCGCCTGTAAATCAGATACCTCAACGTCCTTCTATATATCAAGATATTAAGTTGATTGTCCCTCTCACCGTTGCCTCTCTAGAGGCAACGGTTTTTTTATATTTCAAGGAGAGAGAACCGACATTATTAGACTTACCTGTTCTGTGGATCCGAACAAAGACAGGTCATCGTTCACAATGGCGTTAATCCACCATTGTAATATTATTTAAATTATCCACTCCGGACACTTTCTTTAAAATAGTAAGATATTCATTTTTGTTATCATACAACCAGTGCAGTATTTCATTATTACTGAGTAGTTTGATAATATGTGACCTTATAATGACCATTTTTAGATTATTCTCAGCATACTCATCTTGGATGTTTTCGGTTTCAATTTGTATTGCTGCCATTTCCTTTTCTAATCTGGCAAGGGTTTTTCCAATATCTTTATTATCTGACTCCTTGTTACTTTTATTGATTAAATGCTCAGGAGCAATAGCATGAAGCATTGACAAGGCGAATTTTTGGGTGAAGTTATTGATATTTATCATCGTTGTCACCATTTCTATTTGTTTGTAAGGTTTAAGTTTTCGCAATATTCTAAAGATCGATTGTGAAACACTTTTCTCCGCCAAAAGTGCCATAACCTCCTTGGCTATACCATCAGATATCCTCAACTTTGAATTGAGCGTCACTGATGATGTCCCCAGAACAGCACTCAACTTTTCTATTGATACGCCTGAATCGATGGCTTTTTGAAGCATTTTTTGTTCTTGGATGATGGTTAATCGGTTAACTCTTTTGTTATAAGAATAGGTATCTTCAACGGGTGATATTAGGCAGTGAACAAACTCAATATCGAGATCTTTCAATGCTTCAATACGAAGATGTCCATCTAAAATCTTCTTAGAGTCATCATCTGTGATAAAAATAATCACTGGTTCTATTAAACCAACTTCTGATATTGACGTAAGTATTTGCTTATACTTTATACTGGATTTCACATTGATTGGCAGTGACTTAGAATGCACAAGGCTTGCTATCGTGAATGTTTGAAACTGCTGATTAAAACATTGCTTAATCATAATTTTTATCCCTATTAAAATTTTTATCAAGCAGAGCCTCAGGCATATTGGTGATATTGTTATTCCGCAATACTGAACAGAAGTCATCATCTTCTATTAATTGCTTGAATATCTCCTTGACGGCCAGTATGGTCTCATTGACGTAGTTAGATTTAACAAGGATATCTTTATGTTCATTGACATTTTTCTGATATATTTTTGATAATTCTTCTGGACTCAACTTTTTCTGAGGACGACCATTTGTATATGTATTATTAATAGCACCTTTGCTTCCTTCTTTTCGTCTGTCAAGAATACGTTTGATGCGGTTTATTTGATTTCCTTTTATCTGTCCGTTGAGAAGAGCTTCAGTAAGTGACTTTTGGGTTTCATTATCGTCAGCTCTTGATATTTCTACGGCCAGATATAATGGGATATAACCTGATTCAAATGCAATGAGCAGTTTTTTTTCCCCTCTTTCAATGAGATTCATGACACCATGAACCCAACTGGTTGTATAACCTAGCCGATACCCGATTTCTTTGTCTGTCAGACCCTGCATTTTTAATTGTCTTACACAGCCAAGAAGCTCTCCTGCTCTCGGTTTTCTACGAGCTATATTTTCAGCCAGACTCATTAAATGTCCTGTTTCTTCATCGACATTTTTAACTATTGCTGGGATCATGGTTTCTTTATACTCTTGATACGCTTCCAGTCGACCTTGCCCGCAAATCAGTGCATATTCAAAGTGATCATGAACCATCCTTCTCACCGTGATGGGCCGTTTAAGGCCAATCTGGTTAATGTTTTCTTTTATTTCATTATGAGTAAACACATCCCGGTCTCTTGGATTACTAACCATGATTTTGCATATGTCTATCATTTCTACTTTTTCAGTGGTCATCGTTTTATTTTCTCTATAAATGTTGTTCTTCTCACTAAATGGTAAAATGGATTAAGTGTATTAAAATTATACAATTCGAGACCGAATGTATTTTTCTCTTTTAAACTTAAATGGTTATAAACCGCATCAATTGAAGGGAAAATATAATAGTCAATAGGGGACTTATTTAAGCTATCCATACGAATAGCAATACTGATATCTGGAACTGACAAATGATTAAACCTGATTTTCCATCTTAAGCTATTCCCTGATAACCGCTGGCACCGAGCAAGATTGACAGATAAAGTGAATTCATCATTGATATTTAAAATCCCTTCTGTGGGCGAATCACTAACCCACCCATTAGATTTATAAATATTTTCAATAATAGTCTCGATTACAGAAGAATGAACTCCCTTCAGAACTTTATTGGTTTCCAGGTAGGTATAGTCCTGCCTTGGGTTGTATCCGATAAGGCTATATACTCGTAGCAAGCTACCAAATCGGGAACGATAAGTACTACTTGATGGCAACAACTCCTCCTCGTCTATTATAATCCCTGACAAACGCCCTCTTTTAATCAAAAGAATACTCAGTTTCTCCAATAATTCATCATCAGTAAAAATTACCATTCTTGATGCTATAATTTCTTGCGCAAGATTAAATTTATCAATACTGATGATAGGTTCATATGCTCCATTGAACCTTACCCATTCATCTTCGGGGTTATTGACATGCCGTTGTTTCAGTTTAAACGAGGTTTTGTTATAGATACTGTTACCGATATATTTTTCATTCGTGAGTATTTGGTGTATTTTCCCTCGGGTCCATTTATTTCCATTTTCAGCAAAAACGTTAGTTCGGTTTAATTCTGTAGCAATAACAATTTCAGGTTTCCCTTCAAGGTTAAACATATCGAATATTTTATTGACAATGTTAATCTCCTCCAAAGGTCCTGGAGAGAGAATAATACGATCAGTCTGGATACTTTTTCTCTGGCCGAATTCAAGTATTCCTTTTGGTACATGGTGCTCATCAATCAATAAGCGCCGTAACCCATAACCTGCCACTCCTCCTTGATGGTAGCCTCTTTTAATTAAATTAACCTGCCCCAGGAATACTTTTTCAGAAAGGTTTCGACTATAACTTGCTGCCCCATGTCGCGAAAATGACAACCCGAGCATAAACATTTCAGGATGCTCCTCTGAAAATGGCTCTGCACAATAGATAATTTTCACGCCATTTTTACGAAGTAAGTGTGAGTAATGCCCAGCTTCATCCGCATCCTGGAAACGTCCAAATCGACTCACATCGTAAACAAGAATAGCTGAAATGGTTATTTTCTTATTAATAACATCATCGAGTAATGCCTTTAATCCTGGTCTTCCTGAGATGTTCAGCCCACTTTTACCAGCATCATTATAAGTATGAATGATCGTGATATTATTTCTCAGTGAATATTCTCTTATATATTCAGATTGATTATCAAGAGAGTACTTCTGATGCTCCGTAGACATTCTTACATATTCTGCGGCCAAAACTCTTTTAATACTTTCCTGTGGGGATGATGGAACCATTTTTAACCTCAACTTGTTCATGAATTAAAATGGTTGATCGATTTGAATTTTCTTTAAAGCTTTATTTGTTAGAAACAAAATCAACATTGAGAGTTATCAATAAACAGTAAATTAAGACACTACAAATACGATAATTTTCAAACTATACATTCAATTAGATGTCTATATTACTGCTGTTTCAACATTTAAATCCTCATGGAAAATTGAATTATCATTGTAATATCTAATCATTATTAATTAAACTTCAAAAACCAGTGAAATACATTAAGTAATGAGAGTCACAGACTCAACCGAAACAATAAACTCTCTAAGTATTAGTTAAGACAAAAGAATGTATATATTTACTCTATAAATGATTAAATGATTAAATGATTAAATGATTAAATGATTAAATGATTAAATGATTAAATGATTAAATGATTAAATGATTAAATGATTAAATAAAGTTAATTTAACTTTATTTAAAGAGCTATATTACTTTAGTGAAATAACAATGGTGCTATTTAATATACCTCATCAATCTTTGTGTCATAAACCACCGAGATTATTTATCAAAAGATCTCTATGACTCGTTTAGCCTCCCGCTTTGGCCAGGTGAACTCGGTTCGCCGTGACCGCCCCCTGACCCAAGATGAGTTAGCCTACTATGTCCCTAGCGTAGCATCGGCAGAAGTGGGAGTACCCCATTGCCAGCTCCCCGGCCTGAGCCTTGTACTCCATCCACAGCAGTTGCCGCGTCACGCCAGACTTTCTCATCTCGGTGTCGAAGTGAAGCAGATCCGGCATCACCCGCCCTGACAGCAGCGTGCTTTTTGCCGGGAATATCAACTTTTCAAGGGCGTCATGTGATATCGCTTCAGGTAAGGGCCATGGCAGTGACGTTGCATTAAAGCGTGATAGAAGTTAATGAACTGATTTTCAGCGTCAGCCCGATGCAACGGTTGGTCAGCTTCTTGTCGAACTTGAACTGAAGGATCTTAAAACAGGTTTCCATGGGACTCCTGGCTTTTCTCTTTTTGGGCATCGATTCCTCCATTGGCGTAAAAATCAGCAATGGAGACCGTGCAAGAAAGAGTTAATTCCCGGAGTGATCGGAAAGATGCCAAACCGTGATCGATTTAGACGCCATTTTGCAATCGATATCAACCGCTTCCTTCCTATTTATCTGGGCACCAATAAATTAGCCGTGTGTTAGCAGGAATATGGCGAGTTCCCAGATGATGACGATGTGTTTCATCCACTGCGTAGTGCACTGGAGGCCTCATTTCAATCAGAGACCATATCCAGTAACATTTTCGATCAAGTACTCACTACAGATATTCCCCCTCAAATCTTAATATCAAGGTAATATTTATCGATTCGGCCAACAGATAATTGGCCTATAAGTCATTACATTGATTATTTTCCCTGTCCCATTTTGATTATCTCTTGTCCTGATAAAAAACAATCATACGGTGTTACTGCATAGAGCAGCCGAATGCGATAGTTATCACTACTCTGTGCTGACAACTGGCTAGCAGTAAACTCAGCCACGCTTAATTTTTTTCCCTTCTCGGCCGGGTTTGCAATATCTGCTGCTTTTTTCATCGGACTCATATGGTCAGGGGCTGAACCGTTAAAATCGGTAAATATTTGCACAGCCTGCTGTTGTGCTACTGTGCCCTCTGGACAGAGGGCCGCATAAGTATTACCTACACCCATAAAAACCATCGCTATACACCCTGCTATTTTTTTCTTCATTTTTATTTCCTTATCACGATGTGGTGACATTCCCTGTATTCATGTTGTAAAACACAATATGGGGACAGGTTACTGTGTTTCTGAGCAATACCGAAAACTGGTATTTATTACGTGTTTCATAGAAACACACTTTTGATATCGGTTCTGGCCCGTTTTGCATTCCGATATTTTTTGCATACACCTTATTAGAGTAATTATTGGCATAGGCTGATGTAAGGGGCAGGCACAACAAGGCACTAATAAGCAGAGTATTTATTCTCATACGGGTAATCCTGCAAGATTGGAGGCGGCAATAAATCCGACCATCCAGCCAATAAACTGTGGACCTATCGCCCAAAAAATACGGGCACCGATAACCTGTTGCGTGGTACCCAAAACCACATCAGGCCTTAACCATAGCCGCAATAAATTGCCAATGAAAATACCTAACGCGGGTACCAGGACAAAGGCCAGGACCGCTCCTGATGTATGTAAAAATCCCTGAATACGTGGGTCAAAATATGCTGCCAATATCCCTACCAGGCTTGACAGCGTTATACACATTGCAAGTGGCACAGCCTCTTCTCCTTTCATCCTCGAGTTCTAAGCGCCAGGTACAGATATCACCCCAGGCACGAAACATTACCGATGCATTGCAATGCATCTATCGTATTGATTTAAAATAACTATTAATAAATTAAAACAGCTTATTTTTTTTCAAAATAAGGTTTCGAACGAGTGTATCGACAGTGAGGAATGAAAGATAATTGGTAATACAGATCAATTTTCG comes from Yersinia mollaretii ATCC 43969 and encodes:
- a CDS encoding recombinase family protein, with the protein product MVPSSPQESIKRVLAAEYVRMSTEHQKYSLDNQSEYIREYSLRNNITIIHTYNDAGKSGLNISGRPGLKALLDDVINKKITISAILVYDVSRFGRFQDADEAGHYSHLLRKNGVKIIYCAEPFSEEHPEMFMLGLSFSRHGAASYSRNLSEKVFLGQVNLIKRGYHQGGVAGYGLRRLLIDEHHVPKGILEFGQRKSIQTDRIILSPGPLEEINIVNKIFDMFNLEGKPEIVIATELNRTNVFAENGNKWTRGKIHQILTNEKYIGNSIYNKTSFKLKQRHVNNPEDEWVRFNGAYEPIISIDKFNLAQEIIASRMVIFTDDELLEKLSILLIKRGRLSGIIIDEEELLPSSSTYRSRFGSLLRVYSLIGYNPRQDYTYLETNKVLKGVHSSVIETIIENIYKSNGWVSDSPTEGILNINDEFTLSVNLARCQRLSGNSLRWKIRFNHLSVPDISIAIRMDSLNKSPIDYYIFPSIDAVYNHLSLKEKNTFGLELYNFNTLNPFYHLVRRTTFIEKIKR
- a CDS encoding ParB/RepB/Spo0J family partition protein yields the protein MTTEKVEMIDICKIMVSNPRDRDVFTHNEIKENINQIGLKRPITVRRMVHDHFEYALICGQGRLEAYQEYKETMIPAIVKNVDEETGHLMSLAENIARRKPRAGELLGCVRQLKMQGLTDKEIGYRLGYTTSWVHGVMNLIERGEKKLLIAFESGYIPLYLAVEISRADDNETQKSLTEALLNGQIKGNQINRIKRILDRRKEGSKGAINNTYTNGRPQKKLSPEELSKIYQKNVNEHKDILVKSNYVNETILAVKEIFKQLIEDDDFCSVLRNNNITNMPEALLDKNFNRDKNYD
- a CDS encoding tellurite resistance TerB family protein → MNNLIQQLQSMLGQVTKKSNEGGSSLSNMLVPGALGGLAGLLVGSKSSRKLLSKYGTSALLAGGGAVLSTVLWNKYKDRIRQNHPDGSQYGQQTAPVDQRVQRLVMALVFAAKSDGHIDAKERRIIEQNMQEAGIGEQGERLVQQAIDRPLDPQLLAREIQNEEEALELYFLSCAVIDVDHFMERSYLAALGDALKIPQDVRDGIEQDIQQQKQGIAD
- a CDS encoding ParB/RepB/Spo0J family partition protein; amino-acid sequence: MIKQCFNQQFQTFTIASLVHSKSLPINVKSSIKYKQILTSISEVGLIEPVIIFITDDDSKKILDGHLRIEALKDLDIEFVHCLISPVEDTYSYNKRVNRLTIIQEQKMLQKAIDSGVSIEKLSAVLGTSSVTLNSKLRISDGIAKEVMALLAEKSVSQSIFRILRKLKPYKQIEMVTTMININNFTQKFALSMLHAIAPEHLINKSNKESDNKDIGKTLARLEKEMAAIQIETENIQDEYAENNLKMVIIRSHIIKLLSNNEILHWLYDNKNEYLTILKKVSGVDNLNNITMVD